One bacterium genomic window carries:
- the pstC gene encoding phosphate ABC transporter permease subunit PstC codes for MAKWTLGIIATFSLLLLVAITALLFYGAFPFFTQYSLFDFLTGRYWRPVAETPMFGLLPLLWGSLMVTFIAMLFALPLGISTALYFNGVASARVREIMKPIIELFGSVPSVVYGLFGLVILAPFAQKALSLPVGQCALVAGTALGLMVIPTVVSVSEDALSAVPRALIEASHALGATRWETLMRVVLPAAKSGIIASILLGLGRAIGETMTVLMVAGGAAQLTASPLKPVRPITLTIAAEMGETPVGSIHYHSLFAIGVVLFAITLIINIIANKYAKSSTDR; via the coding sequence ATGGCTAAATGGACACTTGGAATAATCGCGACCTTTTCGCTACTTCTGCTCGTGGCAATCACGGCTCTGCTTTTCTATGGGGCATTCCCGTTTTTCACGCAGTATTCGCTATTCGATTTTCTTACCGGCCGCTATTGGCGCCCCGTGGCCGAAACGCCGATGTTCGGGCTTTTGCCTCTGCTATGGGGCTCGCTCATGGTAACATTCATTGCGATGCTTTTCGCCCTGCCACTCGGGATTTCTACCGCGCTTTATTTCAACGGCGTGGCATCGGCGCGCGTCCGCGAAATAATGAAGCCGATTATCGAGCTTTTTGGAAGCGTGCCATCGGTGGTCTATGGCCTTTTCGGACTTGTGATCCTCGCGCCGTTCGCGCAGAAAGCGCTAAGCCTGCCGGTGGGGCAATGCGCGCTGGTCGCGGGTACGGCGCTGGGGCTTATGGTGATCCCGACAGTCGTGAGCGTCTCTGAGGATGCACTTTCCGCGGTGCCGAGGGCTTTGATTGAGGCTTCACACGCGCTCGGCGCGACGAGATGGGAGACTTTGATGCGCGTGGTTTTGCCTGCAGCGAAAAGTGGGATAATCGCGAGTATCCTACTCGGCCTCGGGAGGGCTATCGGCGAGACAATGACTGTCCTCATGGTCGCCGGCGGCGCCGCGCAGTTGACCGCCTCACCGCTAAAACCGGTCAGGCCGATAACTTTAACAATCGCCGCGGAGATGGGCGAGACTCCGGTGGGAAGTATCCACTACCATTCGCTTTTCGCGATAGGCGTGGTTCTTTTTGCCATTACATTAATTATCAACATCATAGCGAACAAATATGCTAAATCTTCGACCGATAGATAG
- a CDS encoding response regulator transcription factor, whose translation MKKIAVVEDENDVRKLLNLHLTREGWQVEAFSSGVDFLDIVSKDKFDLLLLDLMIPGLDGLEICKILRSNSDTKALPIIMVTAKGSEADIVLGLELGADDYVSKPFSIRELIARVKSVLRRINPGEETKTFRSGSIELSPDKFELKVDGVPVNLTATEFKILEILVKNKGRVLTRARILDYLGEDRQFVIDRTIDVHILNLRRKLQAAGDVIETIRSIGYRLRKCEED comes from the coding sequence ATGAAAAAAATAGCCGTAGTCGAAGACGAAAACGATGTTCGAAAACTTCTAAATCTGCACCTCACGCGTGAGGGTTGGCAGGTGGAGGCTTTCTCTAGCGGAGTCGATTTTCTCGATATTGTTTCTAAAGACAAATTCGATTTACTTCTACTGGATTTAATGATCCCCGGACTCGACGGCCTCGAGATCTGTAAGATTCTCCGCTCGAACTCCGATACCAAAGCTCTGCCGATTATAATGGTGACAGCAAAAGGCAGCGAAGCCGATATCGTCCTCGGTCTCGAACTCGGCGCCGACGACTATGTTTCAAAGCCTTTTTCCATACGTGAGCTTATAGCGAGAGTGAAAAGCGTTCTTCGGAGGATAAACCCCGGCGAAGAAACGAAAACTTTTAGATCCGGCTCAATCGAGCTCTCGCCCGATAAGTTCGAGCTGAAGGTCGATGGAGTGCCTGTCAATCTGACCGCAACGGAGTTTAAAATCCTCGAAATACTCGTGAAAAACAAAGGCAGGGTGCTAACCCGCGCACGCATTCTCGACTATCTCGGCGAAGACCGCCAGTTCGTTATAGATAGAACTATCGATGTCCATATACTCAACCTTCGGAGGAAGCTTCAGGCCGCAGGTGATGTTATAGAGACCATTAGGTCGATAGGCTATAGACTTCGGAAATGCGAAGAAGATTAG
- the pstB gene encoding phosphate ABC transporter ATP-binding protein, with protein sequence MEIDKFNLAYSGVPAVKNVSLHFPENTITAIMGPSGCGKSTLLRSINRMNDLIAGVKTNGHILFDGENIYDQSTDIYRLRRRIGMVFQKPNPFPMTVFENVSFGIRIHKLAKGKELSDRVEQALRDVDLFDEVSERLNKNAMDLSGGQQQRLCIARALAAQPEVLLLDEPTSALDPISADKIENLLQEFVGKLTVIIVTHNVAQAARVAEYSGFMMLGEMIDFGLTKDIFTKPKNELTECYLNG encoded by the coding sequence ATAGAAATCGACAAATTTAACCTCGCGTATTCCGGTGTGCCGGCCGTTAAAAATGTCAGCCTGCACTTCCCGGAAAACACAATCACCGCGATAATGGGACCTTCCGGTTGCGGAAAATCGACGCTTCTTAGATCGATCAACCGCATGAACGATCTGATCGCGGGGGTGAAAACAAACGGGCATATCCTGTTCGACGGTGAGAATATCTACGACCAATCGACGGACATTTACCGTCTTCGTAGGCGAATAGGAATGGTCTTCCAAAAGCCTAATCCTTTTCCGATGACGGTTTTCGAGAATGTTTCGTTCGGCATAAGAATCCACAAATTGGCCAAAGGCAAAGAGCTATCGGACAGGGTCGAGCAAGCGCTTAGGGATGTCGACCTTTTCGATGAGGTCTCCGAGAGACTGAACAAAAACGCGATGGACCTCTCCGGCGGCCAGCAGCAAAGGCTTTGCATAGCGCGTGCGCTTGCAGCGCAGCCGGAGGTTCTCCTTCTCGACGAACCGACATCGGCTCTCGATCCCATTTCGGCGGATAAGATCGAAAATCTCCTTCAGGAGTTTGTAGGGAAACTAACCGTGATAATCGTCACGCACAATGTCGCGCAGGCGGCGCGAGTGGCGGAGTATTCCGGTTTTATGATGCTCGGCGAGATGATCGATTTCGGCTTGACTAAAGATATTTTTACAAAACCGAAGAACGAGTTGACCGAGTGCTATTTGAACGGCTAA
- the hslV gene encoding ATP-dependent protease subunit HslV → MKKESFHGTTIIGLCIGDKIAIGGDGQVTLGEEIFKGGAKKVRKIDNYDVLVGFAGAAADGLTLLDRFEEKLSEYSGNVPRSVVELAKDWRMDRYLRRLEAMLVVVSKTANYVLSGNGDVIEPDDGICAIGSGGGYALAVARALTTGHNSLKNPEEVVKKSLEIASGICIYTNSNITILTL, encoded by the coding sequence ATGAAGAAAGAATCGTTCCATGGAACAACGATAATAGGGCTTTGTATCGGCGATAAAATAGCAATCGGCGGCGATGGTCAGGTTACACTTGGCGAGGAAATATTCAAAGGTGGCGCCAAGAAGGTTCGCAAAATCGATAATTATGATGTGCTCGTGGGCTTCGCGGGCGCGGCAGCCGATGGCCTCACGCTTCTCGATCGTTTCGAGGAAAAGCTCTCTGAATATTCAGGCAACGTTCCGCGCTCCGTTGTCGAATTGGCCAAAGATTGGCGCATGGATCGCTATCTTAGGAGGCTCGAAGCTATGCTTGTGGTTGTTTCAAAAACCGCCAACTATGTTCTATCTGGCAACGGAGATGTTATCGAACCCGATGATGGCATATGCGCAATCGGTTCAGGTGGCGGCTATGCCCTCGCTGTAGCTCGAGCCCTTACAACAGGCCATAATTCGCTAAAAAATCCAGAAGAGGTAGTCAAAAAAAGCCTGGAGATTGCCTCGGGCATTTGCATTTACACCAACAGCAACATTACAATATTAACACTGTAA
- the pstA gene encoding phosphate ABC transporter permease PstA, whose translation MLNLRPIDRLRIQKEGFALFRIAALVIVLALAALLFFLLKRGLPALSWEFISQPPRKGMTEGGVFPAIIGTLLLGSGAMLSALPIGVLTAVYLTEFSRPGHFVSLIRIGVNTLAGMPSIVFGLFGFAFFCKVLNFGVSVLSGALTLGVMSLPIIISVSEESLKTVPISFREAALSLGATRWKTTWKIVLPNAIGGIITGAILAMGRAIGETAPIMFTAATFYTRRLPKSPFDEVMALPYHIYGLVTEGINPQKQLPIAFGSALLLMLIVLLLSSFGIYWRYKIRKRRAW comes from the coding sequence ATGCTAAATCTTCGACCGATAGATAGACTCAGAATCCAGAAAGAGGGCTTCGCGCTATTCAGAATAGCCGCGCTGGTGATTGTCCTTGCGCTCGCCGCTCTGCTATTTTTCTTGCTCAAGCGAGGACTGCCGGCGCTTTCGTGGGAGTTCATTTCACAGCCTCCACGAAAGGGTATGACCGAAGGCGGCGTGTTTCCGGCGATAATCGGGACACTACTTCTCGGGTCGGGGGCAATGCTTTCCGCACTTCCGATCGGCGTTTTGACTGCGGTTTATCTCACCGAGTTCTCGCGCCCGGGGCACTTTGTTTCGTTGATAAGAATCGGAGTAAATACGCTTGCAGGTATGCCCTCGATAGTCTTCGGGCTTTTCGGGTTCGCGTTTTTCTGCAAAGTGCTCAATTTCGGCGTTTCGGTGCTTTCCGGCGCGTTGACACTCGGCGTGATGTCCCTTCCGATAATCATCTCCGTTTCGGAGGAATCGCTTAAAACGGTGCCAATTTCGTTTCGCGAGGCCGCGTTGTCATTGGGTGCAACGCGTTGGAAGACCACATGGAAAATCGTGCTCCCAAATGCTATAGGCGGGATAATCACCGGCGCAATCCTCGCGATGGGGCGCGCTATCGGTGAGACCGCGCCGATCATGTTCACCGCCGCGACATTTTACACGAGGCGTCTTCCGAAATCGCCCTTCGACGAAGTAATGGCGCTTCCATATCACATCTACGGACTTGTAACCGAAGGGATAAATCCCCAAAAGCAACTGCCTATCGCCTTCGGGTCGGCGTTGTTGTTAATGCTAATTGTTCTGCTTTTGAGCAGCTTTGGGATTTACTGGAGATATAAAATTAGAAAAAGGAGAGCCTGGTGA
- the phoU gene encoding phosphate signaling complex protein PhoU translates to MIEQTLLELQREFTKQAGRVEEMVKKSIRVLVDRDAALAREVLDIDEPKCNHAEIEIEAKAVEIIALFAPKAGNMRRVISLIKANKDLERIGDQAVNITQNALYLISRPPVKPLIDIPRMANIVCSMIANSLNAFTENNPDLAHKVLLQDDLVDDLNDQITRELLTYMASDTSTIERSMRLIYVSKNLERIGDEATNLAEEFIYCMTGDDVRHHENEGL, encoded by the coding sequence ATGATAGAACAAACGCTTTTAGAACTTCAACGCGAATTCACAAAACAGGCCGGGCGTGTCGAGGAAATGGTGAAGAAATCGATCCGTGTTTTGGTCGATAGGGACGCCGCACTTGCGCGCGAGGTGCTCGATATAGACGAGCCTAAATGCAATCATGCAGAAATCGAGATCGAGGCGAAGGCGGTCGAGATTATCGCTCTTTTTGCGCCGAAAGCCGGCAACATGAGAAGGGTGATATCGTTAATAAAGGCCAACAAGGACCTCGAGCGTATCGGCGATCAGGCGGTCAACATAACGCAGAATGCGCTATATTTGATAAGCAGACCGCCTGTAAAACCGCTTATTGATATTCCGCGCATGGCGAATATCGTTTGCTCGATGATAGCCAATTCGTTGAATGCTTTCACCGAGAATAACCCGGACTTAGCCCACAAGGTTCTTCTTCAGGACGACCTCGTCGACGACCTGAACGACCAGATAACACGCGAGCTTCTGACTTATATGGCCTCTGACACCTCGACTATCGAGCGAAGCATGAGGCTTATTTATGTCTCTAAAAACCTCGAGAGAATCGGCGATGAGGCTACCAATTTGGCGGAAGAATTTATATATTGTATGACAGGCGACGATGTTCGTCATCACGAGAACGAAGGGCTTTAA
- the hslU gene encoding ATP-dependent protease ATPase subunit HslU, translated as MDRNKLKTLFTPKEIVAELDRFIIGQDAAKKSVAIALRNRWRRQMVEGPLRNEIIPANILMIGPTGVGKTEISRRLAALAGAPFIKVEASKFTEVGYVGRDVESMIRELVDIAISQIRVKFEDEVIDHAKELVEERILDIITPKRPKKRGEVDVKTEEERTERIRNKLKDQLENGLLENRLIDIEVPDTSMPTIEIFSPMGMEEMGVNFSEMFDGIMPKKTKNKKVTVDNARKLLLDKEINNLIDHDKVINTAVSHVEEMGIVFIDEIDKIAIRSSGGSGPDISREGVQRDLLPVIEGCNVQTKYGMVKTDHILFIAAGAFHESSPSDLIPEMQGRLPIRVELDSLTGEDFVRILIEPENSLIKQYKALMAPDGVELTFTDGAIKEIARIADDVNSRTENIGARRLHTVMTTLLEDIMFFGRDYGGSKVKIKLVNVRATLKNIAEDDDLAKYIL; from the coding sequence ATGGATCGGAATAAATTGAAAACACTATTCACTCCCAAAGAAATCGTCGCTGAACTAGACCGCTTTATTATCGGGCAAGATGCCGCTAAAAAAAGCGTTGCCATAGCGCTTCGCAATCGTTGGCGCAGACAGATGGTCGAAGGCCCTCTCCGCAATGAGATAATCCCAGCAAATATACTCATGATTGGCCCCACCGGTGTAGGTAAAACAGAGATATCGCGAAGACTCGCCGCTCTTGCTGGCGCGCCGTTCATAAAGGTCGAAGCAAGCAAATTCACCGAAGTAGGCTATGTCGGTCGCGATGTCGAGTCTATGATTCGTGAGCTTGTGGATATCGCCATATCGCAAATCCGCGTCAAATTCGAGGATGAGGTTATCGATCACGCAAAGGAGTTAGTCGAAGAACGAATACTGGATATTATCACTCCAAAACGACCGAAAAAAAGAGGCGAAGTCGATGTTAAAACTGAGGAAGAACGCACAGAGCGAATTCGTAACAAACTTAAGGATCAACTCGAAAACGGTTTACTAGAAAACCGCCTCATTGATATAGAAGTCCCGGACACATCCATGCCAACAATCGAGATATTCTCGCCCATGGGCATGGAGGAAATGGGGGTCAATTTCTCCGAGATGTTCGATGGTATAATGCCCAAGAAAACTAAAAACAAAAAAGTTACTGTCGATAATGCGCGTAAACTGTTACTTGACAAAGAAATAAATAATTTAATAGATCATGACAAAGTAATAAATACTGCAGTCTCACATGTAGAGGAGATGGGCATTGTCTTCATCGATGAGATAGATAAAATTGCCATTAGAAGCTCCGGTGGTAGTGGCCCAGACATATCTCGTGAGGGAGTCCAGCGCGACCTTTTACCTGTTATCGAAGGTTGCAATGTCCAGACAAAATACGGCATGGTTAAAACAGACCACATTCTCTTCATTGCTGCCGGCGCGTTCCATGAATCCAGTCCTAGCGACCTCATCCCTGAAATGCAGGGACGCCTTCCAATACGCGTCGAGCTGGATTCCCTTACTGGCGAAGATTTCGTGCGCATACTTATAGAACCGGAGAATTCGCTCATCAAACAATACAAGGCCCTTATGGCTCCAGATGGTGTCGAACTTACCTTCACAGATGGCGCAATAAAGGAGATAGCCCGCATTGCCGACGATGTTAATTCGCGGACAGAAAATATCGGAGCAAGGCGCCTTCACACTGTAATGACCACCCTTCTCGAAGACATCATGTTCTTCGGGCGTGATTACGGTGGTTCCAAAGTGAAAATAAAGCTTGTCAATGTCCGCGCTACTCTTAAAAACATTGCCGAGGATGACGATCTGGCAAAATATATTTTATAG
- a CDS encoding phosphate ABC transporter substrate-binding protein translates to MMKLFKVAVILILTAGFVFASGDQIVLTGSTTVLPIAQACAEAFMDINPKIDVTVRGGGSGVGIAAIIDGTCDIANSSRDIKTKEITTAKGKGVNPTDHIVAWDGIAIVIHPNLTIKGITIERLRDIYTGKISNWKALGGPNKNIIVVSRDVSSGTFEVFKEKVLEGGSVRDDALKLASNQAVSTTISTTPFSIGYIGLGYLNNKVKAIQVNGIDATAASAKSGTYPIVRSLHMFTNGEAKGIAKQYIDFVLSSKGQEIVTEMGFISIK, encoded by the coding sequence ATGATGAAATTATTCAAAGTCGCAGTAATACTGATTTTAACAGCCGGTTTCGTTTTCGCCAGTGGCGACCAAATCGTCTTGACCGGATCGACAACCGTCCTGCCAATAGCGCAAGCCTGCGCCGAGGCCTTTATGGACATCAATCCCAAGATCGATGTGACAGTGCGTGGCGGTGGTTCCGGCGTCGGCATAGCCGCTATTATCGATGGCACATGCGACATCGCGAATTCATCCCGCGACATCAAAACCAAAGAGATCACCACCGCCAAGGGCAAGGGCGTCAATCCGACAGATCATATTGTCGCATGGGACGGGATCGCCATAGTGATTCACCCCAATCTTACAATCAAAGGGATCACTATCGAGCGACTCCGCGATATTTATACCGGCAAAATCTCAAACTGGAAGGCACTCGGCGGCCCTAACAAGAATATAATCGTCGTCTCGCGCGATGTTTCCTCCGGCACTTTCGAGGTGTTCAAGGAAAAGGTGCTCGAGGGCGGCTCTGTCCGCGACGATGCCCTCAAGCTGGCCTCGAATCAAGCGGTTAGCACAACAATATCGACTACGCCGTTCTCGATAGGCTATATCGGCTTGGGCTATCTCAACAATAAGGTCAAAGCCATTCAGGTCAACGGCATAGACGCGACAGCGGCCAGTGCGAAAAGCGGGACATATCCTATCGTCCGTTCGCTTCACATGTTCACCAACGGCGAGGCCAAAGGCATTGCCAAGCAATATATCGATTTCGTTTTGTCGTCGAAGGGACAGGAAATAGTCACTGAGATGGGCTTTATTTCGATTAAATAA
- a CDS encoding HAMP domain-containing protein — protein sequence MRRRLGDMLDLKKSIINRYFGLVIFVMVLAVTISVFISIDSAFKLFSKETQQTLFREARLLSELLPDSISIEVVDSILTHYHFDPKIRFTFIDKTGRVMVDTDENPAMMDNHAGRPEIITAFSEGEGSTIRFSATLKEHLVYSALRVSDSLVIRASKPVSSVLDFKNKHVREVIPLMFGLIIVGVIITVLSKSAIVKKISEISKTAKQISKGDFSVRLEESGNSEFNQLEKAVNQMAGEIESSFATLKAQEDEMSLILDSLRDGIILIKNGNITAMNNSAERVLKIKCENIIGNDALSTIRTPEIIGLIEKQSGKPVEFDLDDTRVEAAAFPSLRGDSLIIVVRDITEQFRIRKIKADFVANVSHELKTPLTLIKGYTETLKSESLDDEQKKYIDITERHTNRMIAIVEDLLTLTKVESSAVPLTTFIYLPDMIDIIVPMFSKIAQKAKVTISIDFAEDIPEIQGDPSLIEIAISNLIDNAVKYNKEGGEVKIECYRVGEGVAVAVEDTGIGIPFAETDKVFERFYTVDKAHSHKLGGTGLGLSIVKNIVNLHDGVVRVDTLKTEGCRFEMVFPIKPIS from the coding sequence ATGCGAAGAAGATTAGGTGATATGTTAGACTTAAAGAAAAGCATCATAAATCGATATTTCGGTTTGGTGATATTCGTCATGGTGCTGGCGGTAACTATTTCCGTATTCATTTCAATTGACAGTGCATTCAAGCTTTTCTCCAAGGAAACGCAACAAACCCTTTTCCGCGAAGCGCGCCTTCTCTCGGAGTTGTTGCCGGATTCCATTTCCATAGAAGTCGTCGATTCGATTTTAACACACTACCACTTCGACCCAAAAATAAGATTTACATTTATCGACAAAACTGGAAGGGTAATGGTCGATACAGATGAAAATCCCGCTATGATGGATAACCACGCGGGTCGCCCGGAGATTATAACCGCTTTCTCCGAAGGCGAAGGCTCTACTATCCGCTTCAGCGCAACACTCAAAGAACACCTCGTCTATTCTGCATTGAGAGTGAGTGATTCTCTTGTTATAAGGGCAAGCAAGCCCGTCAGTTCGGTTCTCGACTTCAAAAACAAACATGTGCGCGAGGTCATCCCGCTAATGTTCGGGCTGATCATCGTCGGCGTTATCATCACTGTTCTCTCGAAATCGGCAATAGTTAAGAAGATTTCGGAAATATCGAAAACGGCAAAGCAGATATCTAAAGGCGATTTTTCGGTGCGCCTTGAGGAAAGCGGAAATAGCGAGTTCAACCAGCTCGAAAAGGCTGTCAACCAGATGGCAGGCGAGATCGAGAGTTCCTTCGCGACGTTAAAGGCCCAGGAAGACGAGATGTCCCTTATTCTGGACAGCCTTCGTGACGGCATTATCCTAATTAAAAATGGGAATATCACGGCAATGAATAATTCCGCTGAGAGAGTATTAAAAATCAAGTGCGAAAACATCATCGGTAACGACGCTCTCTCGACGATAAGAACCCCGGAGATAATCGGCCTCATAGAAAAGCAATCCGGGAAACCGGTAGAATTCGATCTCGACGACACCCGCGTCGAGGCCGCCGCTTTCCCCTCCTTGCGCGGCGATTCGCTAATTATAGTCGTTAGAGATATAACCGAGCAATTCAGGATACGCAAAATAAAAGCCGATTTTGTAGCCAATGTTTCGCATGAACTTAAAACCCCACTTACTTTAATAAAAGGCTATACTGAAACCCTCAAAAGCGAATCCCTCGACGATGAGCAGAAGAAATATATCGATATAACCGAAAGACATACAAACCGAATGATAGCTATAGTCGAGGACCTTCTCACTTTAACTAAAGTCGAAAGCTCCGCTGTGCCGTTGACAACATTTATCTATCTTCCAGATATGATAGATATTATTGTGCCCATGTTTTCTAAGATAGCTCAAAAAGCGAAAGTGACCATCTCGATAGACTTTGCCGAAGACATCCCTGAAATACAAGGCGACCCGAGTCTGATCGAGATAGCTATCAGCAACCTTATAGATAACGCCGTCAAATACAACAAAGAAGGCGGCGAGGTTAAAATAGAATGCTATCGCGTGGGCGAAGGCGTTGCCGTTGCAGTCGAGGACACAGGCATAGGCATTCCCTTCGCCGAAACCGACAAGGTTTTCGAGCGTTTTTACACTGTCGATAAAGCGCACTCTCACAAACTCGGAGGCACCGGCCTCGGGCTATCGATTGTGAAAAATATCGTCAATCTGCACGACGGAGTCGTCCGCGTCGATACCCTGAAAACCGAGGGATGCAGGTTCGAGATGGTCTTCCCAATAAAACCAATTTCTTAA
- a CDS encoding tail fiber domain-containing protein, with amino-acid sequence NVGIGTTSPEHKLHVTGTESGSASAGHAVGYFKNLYDGTASNPAAVYGECANTDNYGIGGYFKGGWQGVAGAVYATSDRDYYGVTGYVDGGSGTNYGVLGHAYGGTTNYGVYGYANGGTDYGVYCNGDGAYTGSWTDVSDRKFKKNIRPMEGILEKVLLLQPKTFEMRTQGYDFMGFSDGAEYGLIAQELEEVFPELVKHGVHPGDEKNHAPVEYKGIDYIPLTAILIEAMQEQQAQIEQLRAEKDAEIAELRARIEALESK; translated from the coding sequence AATGTCGGTATCGGAACGACAAGCCCCGAACATAAACTTCATGTTACAGGAACCGAAAGCGGTAGTGCCAGCGCCGGTCATGCCGTTGGCTACTTTAAAAATCTTTATGATGGCACTGCATCAAACCCTGCGGCTGTCTATGGTGAATGCGCCAACACGGACAACTATGGCATTGGTGGATACTTCAAGGGCGGTTGGCAAGGCGTTGCAGGTGCAGTGTACGCGACTAGTGACCGTGACTATTATGGCGTGACGGGCTATGTTGACGGCGGAAGCGGAACAAACTATGGTGTATTGGGTCACGCATACGGTGGAACCACGAACTACGGCGTTTATGGTTACGCAAACGGAGGCACGGACTACGGCGTATATTGTAATGGTGACGGAGCTTACACAGGTTCCTGGACCGATGTTTCGGATAGAAAGTTCAAGAAAAACATCAGACCGATGGAGGGCATCCTCGAAAAGGTTCTTCTGCTCCAACCGAAAACCTTCGAGATGAGAACTCAGGGATACGATTTCATGGGGTTCAGTGATGGTGCCGAGTACGGTCTAATTGCCCAGGAGTTGGAGGAGGTTTTCCCCGAATTGGTTAAGCACGGCGTTCACCCCGGTGATGAGAAAAATCATGCGCCTGTCGAGTATAAAGGTATTGATTATATCCCCTTGACCGCCATTCTCATAGAGGCCATGCAGGAACAGCAGGCGCAAATCGAGCAACTTCGAGCCGAGAAGGATGCCGAGATTGCAGAACTACGCGCGCGTATCGAAGCGCTGGAATCGAAATAA